From one Sparus aurata chromosome 16, fSpaAur1.1, whole genome shotgun sequence genomic stretch:
- the ccdc170 gene encoding coiled-coil domain-containing protein 170, whose protein sequence is MSLQSPLWWSLVLPVFGVARTLPKTETSPPATLFIMEVMENSDEVDQSHEKERLKMRIVVLEESVKSCELECKASRETVLRLVAELDRERRKAASSAAALDSVKVELDGLVVGRRSVEIEKDTLTERLEAGKRVIEAARRESSCLEKQVEELERNLRSSQRETEAAEQRLQVFLKKMAGLLQGKSVNVVLPTQEDILHQVDDLCSKLCHVSEELSEQTELQLSALQRAQLAEQQVQDLRERLQGLETELLTADMHRDGLRHNKQHYEEFLEQLSETMRVDSIAVDLGFDMRLKLILSRVEQLVKQEATALVESKSLTYSLQRKLKSQKDQLESKGLHIQLLRKKVSELEEERRSRSALAVERDDAHLEVRKLHKKLERLQGELKATKLSNTELKAQLSHTNELKLKVMEQSQTVQEQKKRLDQLLEVKAKVEKKLNTVSSDLQSQETKSREDQQQLGALRQSLDQLSDRERELLDFRMVVSQMLGLDATALALPNYEIIKLLENLLHNHHHHHHHLHHADAAWHCPSHQRPHPHQIQDLPDSSSFRLSTSRSAYPDDAVSFKEA, encoded by the exons ATGTCCCTTCAGTCCCCCCTCTGGTGGAGCTTGGTATTGCCTGTGTTTGGTGTTGCCAGGACACTTcctaaaacagaaacaagtcCCCCTGCAACACTTTTCATTATGGAAGTCATGGAAAACTCTGATGAG GTGGACCAGTCTCATGAGAAGGAGAGGCTGAAGATGAGGATTGTTGTGTTGGAGGAGAGTGTGAAGTCCTGCGAGCTGGAGTGTAAAGCCAGCAGAGAGACGGTGCTCAGGCTGGTGGCAGAGCTGGACCgagagaggaggaaggcagCCAGCAGTGCGGCAGCTCTCGATTCAGTCAAAGTG GAGTTAGACGGCCTGGTGGTGGGAAGAAGGAGTGTTGAGATTGAGAAAGACACTCTGACAGAGAGGCTTGAGGCCGGCAAGAGAGTCATCGAGGCAGCTCGGAGGGAGTCGAGCTGTTTGGAGAAACAGGTGGAGGAGCTCGAGAGGAACTTACGGTCCAGCCAAAGGGAGACGGAGGCAGCTGAGCAGAGACTACAGGTGTTCCTGAAAAAGATGGCCGGCCTGCTGCAGGGGAAGTCTGTGAACGTCGTCCTGCCCACACAGGAAGATATTTTACACCAAGTGGATGATCTCTGTAGTAAG TTGTGTCACGTCTCTGAGGAGCTGAGCGAGCAGACGGAGCTGCAGCTCAGTGCTCTGCAGAGGGCTCAGCTCGCAGAGCAGCAGGTCCAGGACCTGAGGGAGAGACTGCAGGGTCTGGAGACTGAGCTGTTAACAGCAGACATGCATCGAGACGGGCTGAGACACAACAAACAGCAT TATGAAGAGTTCCTGGAGCAGCTGTCGGAGACGATGAGAGTCGACAGTATTGCCGTGGATCTCGGCTTCGACATGAGGCTGAAACTCATCCTGTCACGCGTGGAGCAGCTGGTGAAACAAGAGGCAACTGCTTTGGTGGAGAGCAAAAGTCTGACCTACAGTCTACAGAGAAAG TTAAAGTCACAGAAAGACCAACTCGAGAGCAAAGGACTCCACATCCAGCTGCTCAGGAAGAAGGTGTccgagctggaggaggagaggaggagccgATCGGCGCTGGCTGTTGAGCGAGATGATGCTCATCTGGAGGTCAGGAAGCTGCACAAGAAGCTGGAGCGTCTCCAAGGCGAGCTGAAGGCCACCAAGCTGTCAAACACTGAGCTCAAGGCCCAGCTGTCCCACACCAATGAGCTCAAG TTGAAAGTGATGGAACAGAGTCAGACCGTGCAGGAGCAGAAAAAGAGGCTGGatcagctgctggaggtgaaGGCAAAGGTGGAGAAGAAGCTGAACACAGTGAGCTCAGACCTCCAGAGCCAAGAGACGAAGAGCAGAGAGGACCAACAACAACTCGGCGCCCTCAGACAGAGCCTGGATCAGCTGTctgacagggagagagag TTGCTGGATTTCCGGATGGTTGTCTCCCAGATGTTGGGGCTGGACGCCACAGCTTTGGCTCTACCTAATTATGAGATCATCAAATTACTGGAGAACCTTCTTCAcaatcaccatcaccatcaccaccaccttCATCATGCTGATGCAGCCTGGCACTGCCCGTCTCACCAGAGGCCTCATCCCCACCAAATCCAGGACCTCCCTGACAGCTCCTCGTTCCGCCTCTCCACCTCCAGATCCGCTTACCCAGATGATGCAGTTTCCTTTAAAGAAGCCTAA
- the rmnd1 gene encoding required for meiotic nuclear division protein 1 homolog isoform X1, which translates to MDLCCTLTCAAVQGKMLLRTLWSRLGAQRPVERNPVFMCASASFSQSVQPHKYESKPRAHSSCSGSGIFSRTCYLNTFRQQQKHVRHALPALGLSSALLTDPGMLSKCRSEQKRLYSPDIVKTILKPSVKPAAVPGKRVPKGPRTKQPSRANQPALNEDKDMMQCIAFATADQYHLPTLCHDLMRHGFQEMDLPRDASNALVISTDKAAKPDDDAVMFFFREGSVVFWNVEEKTLKRVMRILEHHEIQPYEVALVHWENEEISYTVGEGNTKLERGNFILNDQMNQDEAVLEKFAFSNALCLSVKLAIWEVSLDNFVESIQSIPETLKSGKRVKLSSAEVMKKIGELFTLRHCINLRSDLLITPDFYWDRENLEKLYDKTCQFLSINRRVNVVNEKLEHCTQLTDLMRSHLSEKHSLRLEWMIVILITIEVLFELAKMIF; encoded by the exons ATGGACTTGTGCTGTACT CTCACCTGTGCAGCTGTCCAAGGAAAGATGCTTCTCCGGACCTTGTGGTCCAGACTGGGCGCTCAGCGGCCTGTGGAGAGGAACCCAGTCTTCATGTGTGCCTCAGCCAGTTTCTCCCAGTCTGTCCAACCACACAAGTATGAATCCAAACCCAGGGCTCACTCAAGCTGCTCTGGCTCAGGGATCTTCTCAAGGACCTGTTATTTAAACACTTTTCGCCAACAGCAGAAGCATGTGAGACATGCTCTTCCTGCTTTAGGTCTCAGCAGCGCTTTGTTAACTGACCCTGGGATGTTGTCTAAATGTAGAAGCGAACAGAAGCGTCTTTACTCGCCCGACATTGTGAAGACGATCTTAAAGCCAAGTGTAAAACCTGCAGCAGTGCCTGGAAAAAGGGTTCCCAAAGGGCCGAGAACAAAACAGCCTTCGAGAGCCAATCAGCCTGCCCTGAATGAGGACAAG GATATGATGCAGTGTATTGCCTTCGCAACAGCAGATCAGTATCATTTACCGACACTTTGCCACGACTTGATGCGCCACGGATTCCAGGAGATGGATTTACCAAGAG ATGCATCAAATGCGCTGGTGATAAGCACAGACAAGGCTGCGAAACCAGATGATGATGCTGTTATGTTCTTCTTCAG GGAAGGCTCAGTAGTTTTCTGGAACGTTGAGGAGAAAACG tTGAAAAGAGTGATGAGAATACTGGAGCATCATGAGATCCAGCCCTATGAAGTCGCTTTAGTCCACTGGGAAAATGAAGAGATTAGCTACACAGTCGGCGA GGGAAATACAAAGCTCGAGCGTGGCAACTTTATTCTTAACGACCAGATGAATCAAGATGAGGCAGTTCTGGAGAAATTCGCGTTTTCGAACGCACTGTGTTTGTCAG TGAAGCTGGCGATATGGGAGGTGTCGTTAGATAACTTTGTAGAGTCAATTCAATCAATTCCAGAG acGCTGAAGTCTGGTAAAAGAGTTAAGTTGTCCTCTGCAGAGGTTATGAAGAAGATAGGCGAGCTTTTCACTCTGAG ACACTGTATAAACCTGAGGTCTGACCTCCTCATCACACCAGATTTCTACTGGGACCGAGAAAACCTGGAAAAGCTCTATGATAAGACCTGCCAGTTCCTCAGCATCAACCGCAGAGTCAAc GTTGTGAACGAGAAGCTGGAACATTGCACACAGCTAACAGATCTGATGAGAAGCCACCTGAGTGAGAAGCACAGCTTGAGGTTGGAGTGGATGATAGTCATCCTCATTACGATCGAG GTTTTGTTTGAACTTGCAAAAATGATCTTCTAA
- the rmnd1 gene encoding required for meiotic nuclear division protein 1 homolog isoform X2, which produces MLLRTLWSRLGAQRPVERNPVFMCASASFSQSVQPHKYESKPRAHSSCSGSGIFSRTCYLNTFRQQQKHVRHALPALGLSSALLTDPGMLSKCRSEQKRLYSPDIVKTILKPSVKPAAVPGKRVPKGPRTKQPSRANQPALNEDKDMMQCIAFATADQYHLPTLCHDLMRHGFQEMDLPRDASNALVISTDKAAKPDDDAVMFFFREGSVVFWNVEEKTLKRVMRILEHHEIQPYEVALVHWENEEISYTVGEGNTKLERGNFILNDQMNQDEAVLEKFAFSNALCLSVKLAIWEVSLDNFVESIQSIPETLKSGKRVKLSSAEVMKKIGELFTLRHCINLRSDLLITPDFYWDRENLEKLYDKTCQFLSINRRVNVVNEKLEHCTQLTDLMRSHLSEKHSLRLEWMIVILITIEVLFELAKMIF; this is translated from the exons ATGCTTCTCCGGACCTTGTGGTCCAGACTGGGCGCTCAGCGGCCTGTGGAGAGGAACCCAGTCTTCATGTGTGCCTCAGCCAGTTTCTCCCAGTCTGTCCAACCACACAAGTATGAATCCAAACCCAGGGCTCACTCAAGCTGCTCTGGCTCAGGGATCTTCTCAAGGACCTGTTATTTAAACACTTTTCGCCAACAGCAGAAGCATGTGAGACATGCTCTTCCTGCTTTAGGTCTCAGCAGCGCTTTGTTAACTGACCCTGGGATGTTGTCTAAATGTAGAAGCGAACAGAAGCGTCTTTACTCGCCCGACATTGTGAAGACGATCTTAAAGCCAAGTGTAAAACCTGCAGCAGTGCCTGGAAAAAGGGTTCCCAAAGGGCCGAGAACAAAACAGCCTTCGAGAGCCAATCAGCCTGCCCTGAATGAGGACAAG GATATGATGCAGTGTATTGCCTTCGCAACAGCAGATCAGTATCATTTACCGACACTTTGCCACGACTTGATGCGCCACGGATTCCAGGAGATGGATTTACCAAGAG ATGCATCAAATGCGCTGGTGATAAGCACAGACAAGGCTGCGAAACCAGATGATGATGCTGTTATGTTCTTCTTCAG GGAAGGCTCAGTAGTTTTCTGGAACGTTGAGGAGAAAACG tTGAAAAGAGTGATGAGAATACTGGAGCATCATGAGATCCAGCCCTATGAAGTCGCTTTAGTCCACTGGGAAAATGAAGAGATTAGCTACACAGTCGGCGA GGGAAATACAAAGCTCGAGCGTGGCAACTTTATTCTTAACGACCAGATGAATCAAGATGAGGCAGTTCTGGAGAAATTCGCGTTTTCGAACGCACTGTGTTTGTCAG TGAAGCTGGCGATATGGGAGGTGTCGTTAGATAACTTTGTAGAGTCAATTCAATCAATTCCAGAG acGCTGAAGTCTGGTAAAAGAGTTAAGTTGTCCTCTGCAGAGGTTATGAAGAAGATAGGCGAGCTTTTCACTCTGAG ACACTGTATAAACCTGAGGTCTGACCTCCTCATCACACCAGATTTCTACTGGGACCGAGAAAACCTGGAAAAGCTCTATGATAAGACCTGCCAGTTCCTCAGCATCAACCGCAGAGTCAAc GTTGTGAACGAGAAGCTGGAACATTGCACACAGCTAACAGATCTGATGAGAAGCCACCTGAGTGAGAAGCACAGCTTGAGGTTGGAGTGGATGATAGTCATCCTCATTACGATCGAG GTTTTGTTTGAACTTGCAAAAATGATCTTCTAA